A genomic region of Thunnus albacares chromosome 4, fThuAlb1.1, whole genome shotgun sequence contains the following coding sequences:
- the megf6b gene encoding multiple epidermal growth factor-like domains protein 6 isoform X2, with protein MVLSSGWLIFLLVFIEASQTSGANYPQSYYRRICYRPHCFHGYHGYNLGYMAADIDECQVHNGGCQHRCINTRGSYYCECHPGSRLHVDGRTCLAVHSCAISNGGCEHYCVQESAAHFRCRCKPNYELAEDGKHCKLQNPCADQNGGCMHDCHVDGGKAHCDCRAGYILAEDGKTCEDIDECEIEDGNCAHGCHNTPGSFVCICNTAYELGSDGKQCYRIEMEIVNSCENNNGGCSHHCQHSTSGPVCSCNHGYRLDDDLKTCVDVDECGEQSSCCEQDCTNYPGGYECYCAAGYRLNSDGCSCDDVDECLADNGGCDHTCQNNAGSFQCFCRRGFRLDEDRLSCIPLEETVEALSSGGAIELPLLRPQLTLLQDYSQPLERYDDYEDDEGELRAESNLAEKFVCLDDTFGNDCSLTCDDCSNGGKCNPWKNGCDCPDGWTGIVCNQTCPDGYFGKNCSFPCKCKNGASCDPVSGSCRCPPGVSGDLCQDGCPKGLYGKQCNKKCNCANNGRCHRTYGACLCDPGLYGRFCHLPCPKWTFGPGCSEECQCLQQNTLECHRRHGTCVCKPGYQGNTCKDECNPGTYGAGCEKKCTCLPGVSCHHVTGECQRKCPPGHHGENCDQDCPEGRFGTGCVHPCNCTGAPCDKVTGQCKCPPGTSGEHCENLCPEGFWGPNCTGTCPVCENGGVCDKHNGSCNCPPGFMGRTCQNSCPSGRFGQGCQMKCVCENNARCDPVSGRCTCAPGWSGHNCRKACDAGHWGTDCAESCDCRNGDGSCDAVTGQCNCEAGYTGTHCHQKCPAGMFGLGCRHRCQCDNKALCDHVSGACTCQVGWTGTFCEKPCPQGFYGLDCQEKCLCLNGGSCNHVSGVCSCPPGWIGPFCNMTCPTHFYGEGCNQTCSCRNNGICHPASGQCVCTPGWTGPNCTEECPAGFYGADCQQRCLCQNGATCNKTNGKCTCASGWTGTACELECVAGRFGTDCQQQCECENGGQCDRQTGRCSCSVGWIGEHCEKACEPGLFGAGCEERCQCVHGTSCHHVTGECQCPPGWRGKLCDKACLPGSYGKGCMQRCSCTQGTSCHHISGECGCPPGFTGNGCEQICLPGTFGHNCNQVCQCSETNQLCHPVSGSCYCAPGFQGPKCDQICAEGHYGPYCKRKCQCENGGKCVSSTGACECPAGFIGARCNITCPAGRYGVDCAQVALCGDGAQNDPVTGRCVCLPGQKGEDCGQGCPPGWFGEDCIQRCSCSNGGVCDSASGNCTCGLGWTGEHCDKECPAGRFGANCQLKCKCQNNGTCDRMTGTCQCGPGYYGHVCEHACPPGLHGPLCQLQCDCVNGASCHPASSQCICPPGRHGARCHRVCEQGTYGQGCAKTCDCEDDAPCDPVTGRCLCSSGKTGPRCDVDCKVNRYGPDCRESCECENGAQCDRRNGRCSCLHSWIGLYCQEGGPPSLTSGSSKDSQHDNSL; from the exons ATATTGATGAATGCCAGGTCCATAATGGAGGCTGCCAGCACAGATGCATTAACACCAGGGGCTCCTACTACTGTGAATGCCATCCGGGCTCTCGCTTGCATGTGGATGGTCGCACCTGCCTCG CTGTCCATTCGTGTGCCATCAGCAACGGGGGATGTGAACACTACTGTGTGCAAGAGTCTGCCGCTCATTTCCGCTGCCGCTGCAAGCCAAATTATGAACTGGCAGAGGATGGCAAGCATTGTAAAT TGCAGAACCCGTGTGCAGATCAGAACGGAGGCTGTATGCACGACTGTCATGTTGATGGCGGCAAGGCGCACTGTGACTGTAGAGCTGGTTACATCCTAGCTGAAGATGGGAAAACCTGCGAAG ATATTGATGAGTGTGAGATAGAAGACGGCAACTGCGCTCATGGCTGCCACAACACTCCGGGCTCTTTCGTTTGTATTTGTAACACGGCCTATGAGCTCGGATCTGATGGAAAACAGTGCTACA GAATTGAGATGGAGATTGTGAACAGCTGTGAGAACAACAACGGAGGCTGTTCGCATCACTGCCAGCATTCAACCAGCGGCCCAGTTTGCTCTTGTAACCATGGTTACAGACTAGATGACGACCTTAAAACTTGTGTTG ACGTCGATGAGTGTGGAGAGCAGAGTTCTTGCTGTGAGCAGGACTGCACCAACTATCCTGGAGGTTATGAATGCTACTGCGCAGCAGGGTACAGACTCAACTCAGATGGATGTAGCTGCGATG ATGTAGATGAGTGTCTGGCAGATAATGGCGGTTGTGATCACACATGCCAGAACAACGCGGGTtcctttcagtgtttctgcCGACGGGGTTTCCGTCTGGATGAGGACCGGCTCTCTTGCATCC CACTAGAAGAAACAGTTGAGGCCCTCTCCAGCGGAGGTGCCATCGAGCTGCCTCTTCTGCGCCCCCAGCTCACCTTACTGCAGGACTACAGCCAACCCCTGGAGCGCTATGACGACTACGAAGACGACGAGGGGGAGCTGAGGGCCGAGAGTAACCTGGCAGAGAAATTCG TATGTTTGGACGACACCTTTGGCAACGACTGCAGTTTGACGTGTGACGACTGTTCTAACGGAGGAAAATGTAATCCATGGAAAAATGGCTGCGATTGCCCTGATGGGTGGACCGGCATCGTTTGCAACCAGA CGTGCCCCGATGGATATTTTGGTAAAAACTGCTCCTTCCCCTGCAAGTGTAAAAATGGTGCCAGCTGTGATCCTGTTTCTGGGAGCTGCCGTTGCCCGCCTGGGGTCAGTGGAGACTTGTGCCAGGATG GCTGTCCAAAGGGACTCTATGGGAAGCAGTGCAACAAGAAGTGTAACTGTGCAAATAACGGTCGCTGTCATCGGACCTACGGAGCATGTCTGTGTGATCCTGGCCTGTATGGGCGCTTCTGCCACCTGC CTTGTCCTAAGTGGACTTTCGGACCTGGCTGCTCTGAGGAGTGTCAGTGCCTCCAGCAGAACACTCTGGAGTGTCACCGTCGTCATGGTACCTGTGTCTGTAAACCCGGTTACCAGGGCAACACCTGCAAAGACG AATGTAACCCAGGTACTTATGGAGCCGGCTGTGAGAAGAAGTGCACCTGCCTGCCAGGAGTGTCGTGTCATCATGTGACTGGGGAGTGCCAACGAAAGTGCCCTCCTGGTCATCACGGGGAGAATTGTGATCAAG ACTGTCCCGAAGGAAGGTTTGGAACAGGCTGCGTCCATCCTTGTAATTGCACCGGCGCCCCATGTGACAAAGTGACAGGACAATGCAAGTGTCCGCCGGGGACATCAGGAGAGCACTGTGAGAACT TGTGTCCGGAGGGTTTCTGGGGTCCCAACTGCACTGGAACCTGCCCTGTTTGTGAGAACGGGGGCGTCTGTGATAAACACAATGGGTCATGTAACTGTCCTCCAGGATTCATGGGCAGAACCTGCCAGAACT CGTGCCCAAGTGGACGTTTCGGTCAAGGATGCcaaatgaagtgtgtgtgtgagaacaacGCTCGCTGCGACCCCGTGAGTGGGCGGTGTACCTGCGCTCCTGGCTGGAGTGGACACAACTGCAGGAAAG CCTGTGATGCAGGGCACTGGGGAACGGACTGTGCAGAAAGCTGCGACTGTAGAAACGGAGATGGCAGCTGTGACGCCGTGACGGGACAGTGCAACTGTGAGGCTGGTTACACCGGAACACACTGCCATCAGA AGTGCCCAGCAGGTATGTTTGGTCTCGGTTGTCGCCATCGGTGTCAGTGTGACAACAAGGCCTTGTGCGACCATGTGAGCGGAGCTTGTACCTGCCAGGTGGGATGGACTGGAACCTTTTGCGAAAAGC cgtgtCCTCAGGGTTTCTACGGGTTGGACTGTCAGGAAAAGTGTTTGTGTCTTAACGGCGGGAGCTGTAACCATGTCAGCGGGGTTTGTTCCTGTCCTCCTGGCTGGATCGGTCCTTTCTGCAACATGA CGTGCCCAACCCATTTCTATGGAGAAGGATGTAACCAAACCTGTAGCTGCCGTAACAATGGCATCTGCCACCCGGCCAGtgggcagtgtgtgtgcacgccGGGCTGGACCGGACCCAACTGCACAGAAG AATGCCCTGCTGGGTTTTATGGAGCAGACTGTCAGCAGCGTTGCTTGTGTCAGAACGGAGCCACCTGTAACAAGACCAACGGAAAATGCACATGTGCCAGTGGATGGACGGGCACAGCCTGTGAACTGG AGTGTGTAGCGGGCCGATTCGGGACGGATTGCCAGCAGCAGTGTGAATGTGAGAACGGCGGCCAGTGTGACAGGCAGACTGGACGGTGCAGCTGCAGCGTCGGCTGGATCGGAGAACACTGCGAGAAAG cctgtgaaccGGGCCTGTTTGGCGCTGGATGTGAGGAAAGATGTCAGTGTGTGCACGGCACGTCCTGTCACCACGTCACTGGAGAGTGCCAGTGTCCGCCAGGTTGGCGAGGAAAGCTCTGTGACAAAG cTTGTTTGCCAGGTTCATATGGGAAGGGCTGCATGCAGCGCTGCAGCTGCACTCAGGGAACGTCCTGCCACCACATCTCTGGAGAGTGCGGCTGTCCTCCTGGATTCACCGGAAACGGCTGTGAACAGA TTTGTCTTCCAGGAACATTCGGGCATAACTGTAACCAGGTCTGTCAGTGCTCAGAGACAAACCAGCTCTGCCACCCAGTGTCTGGATCATGTTACTGCGCTCCAGGTTTCCAGGGCCCCAAATGTGACCAAA tctGTGCAGAGGGTCATTACGGTCCATACTGTAAACGAAAGTGCCAGTGTGAAAACGGAGGGAAGTGCGTTTCCTCCACCGGGGCCTGTGAATGTCCAGCAGGATTTATAGGAGCTCGCTGCAACATCA CGTGTCCCGCTGGGCGTTACGGAGTCGACTGTGCTCAGGTGGCACTTTGTGGAGACGGAGCCCAGAATGACCCGGTCACCGGTCGGTGTGTGTGCTTACCCGGACAGAAGGGAGAGGACTGTGGACAGG GCTGCCCTCCAGGCTGGTTTGGGGAGGACTGTATCCAACGCTGTAGCTGCAGTAATGGAGGAGTGTGTGACTCTGCAAGCGGAAACTGTACCTGTGGTCTGGGCTGGACAGGTGAACACTGCGACAAAG AATGTCCTGCGGGCAGATTTGGTGCCAACTGCCAGCTGAAATGTAAGTGTCAAAATAACGGCACTTGTGACAGAATGACGGGGACGTGTCAGTGTGGTCCAGGCTACTACGGACATGTGTGTGAACACG CCTGTCCTCCTGGTCTCCACGGCCCGCTGTGCCAGCtgcagtgtgactgtgtgaacGGAGCCTCCTGCCACCCTGCGTCCAGCCAGTGTATCTGTCCTCCAGGACGCCACGGAGCTCGCTGCCACAGAG TGTGTGAGCAGGGTACCTACGGTCAGGGCTGTGCCAAGACGTGTGACTGTGAAGACGATGCTCCGTGTGATCCTGTGACGGGACGATGCCTCTGCTCGTCAGGGAAGACCGGACCCAGATGTGACGTTG ACTGCAAAGTGAATCGTTATGGGCCAGACTGCAGAGAGAGCTGCGAGTGTGAGAACGGGGCGCAGTGCGACCGTCGCAACGGCCGCTGCAGCTGCCTGCACAGCTGGATCGGACTCTACTGTCAGGAAG GTGGACCTCCAAGCCTCACCTCCGGGAGCAGCAAAGACTCACAACACGACAACTCATTATAG